DNA sequence from the Falco peregrinus isolate bFalPer1 chromosome 1, bFalPer1.pri, whole genome shotgun sequence genome:
ATGccccttccttctccatccCAGTTCTTCCCGTGCTCTGTGCCAGGGGACgtgcaggctctgcagggctgccagTTGCGTCATGGGGCTCAAGAGCCTGttcaggaggggctgggggtgacaCACCAAGGAcaacagctcctgccagctggcCCATGCACGTTCTTTTCGCAGCTCAGCCCAATGAAATAGATCTTCATTTTGATGCACGCACAAATCTCTGCATCCTTGTCACAATAAAGAGTTCTGAACTGGTGCCAGAAAAGTTTTGCACTGCTTTCCAGAAGATGGGAACTTGGCAGTAGTGGAATGGAGCTCCTGGCACTAAACATGGAAAAGTCCCGGGATGGGATTTCCTCTGTTGCCAGTTCCCTGCTGTTCTCCTGGGTTAGATCTGAAGTTCCCGGTGGATGGGCAGCATCCCCTCCTGGCAGGGAAAGGCACTGTGGTCCTTCCCAGGCTCCGGGCACCTCACACGGGTGGTCTTACTCCCAGGAAGGCTGCTAGTGCCCAAACCCATCTTTCCTTGTTTTAGCTTCACTCTGACCTCCCCAAAGGAGCTTGTTCTCCCCTGCCGTGTGCTGGATAGCTGCAGTCCTCTGTCTtcattttccctctccctcccacagGCAGCACCACTGGCATCATAGTGGCACTGTGAGCCCCCCAAAGCAGGTGAAGGGCAGGAGGCCTGCGCCCCACGCTCACGCTGACTGCATGCCTCTGCATGCAGCCGCAGCTGTACCTCTGCCAAGGCAAACATGCTTGTCATGGTTCATCGTTTTCCTTTCAGCATGCACTCTCCCCAGTTTGCTCATTCTTACAGCTCTTAGCTTGGAACTTTCCTCAGATTTTCCAGTCTTTCTCTGGTAACAATACAGCCAGAATTAAAACGAATGCACCAGGTGGAGTCTTTCCATGGCCGGCTCTGGAGGAAGCAGCTCCTTGCTGCCTGTGACCCTTGGCAGCACCACGAAGGAGAGGATGGGGCTCGCATTCGCGTTCCTCTCACTCTCACCACCGTGGCACAGAACATTCCTGCTTGCcctctttctcctgctgcctcaAGGTCTCTCCATCTTTGAACATCtaggggggagggagggggatgATCCATCCCAGATGTATTAGCTGCATTTTCCAAATTAAGTCTTTGTTTACTTCCTGTACTGTTTCTAAGAGCTAATGTCTTATattgtttgtttctgctttcatcAGTGTTGTTCAACATGTCCAAACTTATTATTGGCTTAAAGCTTCATTAGCATGTTGTTTTCCTAGAATGTAGTAAGAGACACGCTAGGTCAGATCGGACAGGCAGCACACTGGCGCTTGTCTCCAGCTGCGCAGTGGGCAAGAATTGAGATGGATAGTTAGGGAAAAGGTATGAGCCTTTGCTTCTAGCCACCAGGGTGTAGGAAATTGGTGATCAAGTGATTGCTTCTGGATCTGCATAATTAATAGCTGTAGTTGCACCAGTTCTCTGCACTCATTTAACTTTCAGTTTAGACAAAGTAATTTCATTGTGCCTTAcgtgcaaaattatttccttttatttgatTTAAACCTGCTGCCTGATAACAGATTGCCTTCATCCCTATGCTACAGATAGCGCTGACTAATTCTGCAGACCTAGTAGCGTGTGAGATGTGTTCTTCGCCCACCCCAGGTTTTGCTCATGGCTCCTTTTTAGGATCTAACAGtctggcatttctttttttcctgttgtttctcACATCAGTGTTGCTTGTCTCCATAGGAAAGTGAGAGCTTGTTGCATGCGTCCcttggcagcactgcagcttcAACTCCGCCACTGCTGTCCCAGGCTACTGAAAACAGCCTAGGAAGgcaaaggggaggggggaggcagccCAAACACGGGATTTGTGCTATTTTACTATAGCCCTGCCTAGTGTTCTCTGGCTGCCAAGTAACACTGGCTAGTGCTGGAAACCTGCCCACCTCTTTTGCATTGCCTTGGTTGCTGAAAGCGGGGAGAGAGAAGCTCCACAGGAACCCAGGAGCCCTGGGAGCACGATGTGAAGGAGACGAGGGCATGTCCCTCTGCTGTAtgggctgccagcaccacagAATACCACCAGACGTGGCTTGCTCTAAAGATAAAAGCTCCCATACCCATGCTAATTATAACTATACCCATGCCCCCCATGCCCCACCACAGCCTCGGCTAGTTTTGCTTGGTTTCCTGCAAGTGCTGGGAGAAGCTGGACCTCCAGCACAGTTTCTTGTTACCTGATCACAGATGGCTGCAATGCCGTGCCAGCTCCTGAAGCACTGACAAGTGAGGATGAAGTTTAATGGGGAGAAGTGGTTATTATGACTACTGTTAGCTTTATGTATGTATAATATCCTTCATTTTCTGATCATGTCTTCTAAAGATATTTGTTCAAAACCAGGacttttacacttttttttgaTAGGGGCCATAACTGAGAGGAGAGCACTGTGCAGATGGGGCAGAAGACCAAGAAGGAACAGAGACAAGCAGAGAAAGGAACACTATGGTGGGACTGGGGTAGAAGAAAATTGGAAGTGGGAAAGCCTGAGTAAGccaagccagcagcaggcaaagcCACGTCCTTTGTCCTCCAGCCTGCACTGTTTGCGTTAGAGGGTATAAACAGCGTCTCTCTGGTTTTATCAATTTGCTTcctgggaaactgaggcagaaaggCAGTTGGCAGCCAAAGCAGGTGTGGAGGGCAGGTAGGAAAGCAGTGGTGCTGGGCAACACTGGGAGAGGATGCTTTGCTGGGGGAAGAGGCAGCTAGAGCAAGCCTTGTCACAGGGGTTAGAGCAATGCAGCGTGGATCCGCTTCAAGGATGAAGGGAAGGCAGGTGTTTAGCATGGCACCAAGTATCCTGAGAAGCCCATTTCTGATGGCAGGAGGAGCTCCTTTCTAGCATGGCCTGGGCAGAGCAGCGTGGCATGCTCATGTTACCAAAGGGAGCCTTTCTCCTGGCACGTGCAGCCGTGATGGTAAATCTTTTGGCTCTTTGTGCTCACATTTGGGCTCTGTGAGGGATGTCCTAATGAACATCTGTCAGAGCTGCTGGAGTTTTAGTCCCACGAGGGAAGGCTGCCTCCCGCGGCTGCCACTGTCCGTGGGCAGAGCGCAGAGACCCTGAGGTGGGTGCTGCCCACCGGCACAAGGATGTGCGTGGCAGAGGGGTGGAGAGGAACCAGCTTCCCCCAAACCAGGAAACAGTCAGCAACTCTGTTAACAGACAGCGGGGCATAGTCACCTGCCTTTAGGCCGTTGGGCTCTCTTCTGCTGCCAGTTACCCGGTGCCTGCGGGGCTCGTTACCACGCCTGGTGCCGGGGCACAGCGGGGCGGTAGCGGGGCTCTAAGCAGCGCTCTCCGTGCTGGCACCTGCTCAGCAGACAGCTCCCGCATCAGCCCCCGCGTCGCCCTGCCCTCCCTCCGCGACGCGCTGacccggcggggcggccggtgCGGTGCCTCTGGCTCtcccgggagcggcggggcggccggtgCGGTGCCTCTGCCGGCGGCCCCCGGAGCCCCTGGCGGCGCCTCCGTCTGCTTCCCCAGGAGAcggggcaggggagcaggcgCGGCTCGGGGCTGGCGGCCGGGACCCGGGGAGGAGCGGCGGGAgctgccggcggcgggagcCATGCGGGGCCGCCCCGGCGCCGTCCCCACGCACCCGGCTCTcgccccgcggccgggcccggcgccgggcaccccccgcccccctcctctcccccgccccgccgctcgccGTGCGCTTGGCAGCCCCCACGCCCTCCGCAGCCAGTTTTCCAGCCCTGCGCTTCTTCTGCGGTGACAGCCAGTGGCCGCGGGGGCCTGTTTGCTGTCCGGTTAATAAGtgagccggggcggggggaacTTCCCCGACGGCGGAGAgcgggcccggcgggcgggcgggcggggggagcatTCCTGCCCCGCGGGGCCCCGGCGCGccccgctgccgctgccccccgcccgcagGTGCAGGGGGCTGGCGCTCGGGAACTGGAAAGAGCTGGTTGGAGTTTGCACTTTAAGCTCCCGGCTGGGAGGGAGCCGGGGGCTGGGAGCGGGTCTGGGCGCCCGGCGCCGCGGGAGGATGGCTCGGTGGCTGCGGTCCCTGGCgggagccctgctgctgctcgaGGGGGCAGCCGCCCTCAGCTTCCTCCACCATCGCTACGAGGAGATGGTGCAGGCCCTGTTCCGTGTGCAGAGCCAGTGCCCCTACATCACCCGCATCTACAGCATCGGCCGCAGCGTCGAGGGCCGACACCTCTACGTGCTGGAGTTCAGCGACTACCCGGGCATCCACGAGCCCCGTGAGTAGGGGGGGATGGGGACGGCGGTTCGGAGAGGCCAGGCTTCGTGGCCATGCTCCGTGCCACGCGGCACCGTGGGGGCACGGGGCCGGGGGTATCTCCCTTTCCAAGCAGGAGCCCCAGCGATGCTGGGGTGTCAGGGGatgccagctccagcagggGCCGCGGCGGCCAGCCTTGGGACGCTCAGGCAAAACCCACATGCATGCACCACGCTTGCCTGAGCTGCGGCGTGGCCCAGGCGCGTACTTTGGACAGAGCTCTGATTTTTCAGTGCAAGCTAACATGAGCACCCAGGCACGTCCATCCCAGcaccccacctgccctgccaccCTCTCCCTCCCAAAACAGCGTTGTGCAGGTGGGGAGAGGCAGCACCCACCCTCCATCCTTTGCTGCTGGATAGTGGCAGGAGGGAAGAGTTTGGCCCTTCCTCCCCCAGACCCCAAAGCTGGGGGGGCAGTGAGCGAGGGACCCCAGCAGAGcgggtgctgggctgctgcagccccgccatccctgccagctgtgcagctcctgtGACAGGCGGTCTCAGAGGTCTTTACCTGCTGCCACGTGGCCCTGTGGAGCCTTGGCAGCAATGGCCCCTTGAGCTGCTGCCCGTGCAGCACGGAGACACCGCCGCCAAGCCAGACCTTGCTGGCAGCCAAGTGCCCCTGGGGGAGCGGGGACCAGCTGGCTCTCCAGGCTGTGGGCTCCCTTGCTTCCCCGCCTTGtgcccctgggctgcaggtgaggacagggctctgcctgctttttgcagtgtcttttgccttttcaatCCTGAGCAGTGTGGTTAAATGTAGGGTCTGACAAGTCCAAGCAGCCTAGTCCTGTGGAaaactgctggcagcactgcaggggtgAGCAGGACCCATACCTGTGCCCCCCTCAGCAGAGTAACCCCCGCAAACCTCACAGCACCCCATGCCTGGCAGCAGCTTGCCCAAGTATGTGCTGCACTGGGGGCATGCTGCTCCCCTCCTGTGGCCCAGAGTATCACCTTCAggggtgctgggaggcagcacGGGTGGTTTCTCACCATGGCCACCTTCACACCAGCCCCGTTCAGTAGAGGGAAACCTGCACAGTGCTGAGGACACCTCAGGCACCTCCACAGCACATCAGGGGCTGATTCAAAGCAAGGAGTGAGCAACAGGCACTGGCAATGCACCACTGGATTTTAGACTTGCAGGAccacaggagagcagctggaagGTGACCAAgatctcccctgccccaggcaggcagtGTGGACCTGTGGCCCTGCTTGTAGCATGGGCCACCCTCAGGCTGGCTCTTTCAGCTTGTAGCTCAAGGACTTTGGGAAACTGGGTTCCCTCGAAGGCCACGGAAAAGGAAGCCTAGAGTCAGTGAGCTTACATGCAGTAATTAGGGCTTATGTGTCCACGTGGATAATGTTTAGGGGTCTGCATATCAAAAAAGGCTGACGAGTCCTACTGCAGActcaaacaaagcagaaaaggagaatCCCTGCtgagacattattttttaaaaataaatgctgcacATATCCCCAGGAcatttttatagtttttataACTGGATTACCTAATTAAATCAGTTCTCATGTCCCTGAAAATCTAACCATGTCAAAACACGTTGCCCACCTGTGGTGTCCAGTGCTGAGGCATAGCGAtcaaaagatacagaaaagcaaaatcttttgccaaatttagattttttttttagaatctATTTTCAGCACGTCTGACCGCAGTGTCTCCTTCCCACACAGTGAAGGTGCAGGGAATTTTGGACATGGGGCTGCAATGCGTTTTACCCCAGGGGTCCTGAGGCTGAGGGCAGCACGCTGCCACTGCGAGGCTGATCGCTGCTAGGGGCCAGAAAACTCACAGTGCAATGGGAGTCTCAAACTCTGGCAAGGCAACATTTGTAATGAcaacctatttttttcctgaccctTTCATGTGAAAGTCAGGCTCCCTTTTTAACTGAATTCCCCTGGTGTCTCTCGTCCTGACCTGTGCTGACTCCAGCCTGCAATGggacattttattttcccacaAGTAACTGCTTTAAAAGACCCTCTGGGAAAGTGTAACCTGGCTTTCATGTGTGCTGCCTCTCTTTCAGCAAAGCAGCGAGTCCTGCTCTGGGCACTGTCTGTGGTCTCTAAGTCTGTTTTTCAAGACCTTATTTTTACCAAAGTCAGTGGCAAGAGATCTTTTGGCTCATATTGGAGCTGCCTGAGGGACAGTTTGATCCATATTCAACTCAGTTGCTGAGGGTTTGTCCAGGCTCTTGTCCCTGTCCCTTGAAGGTGAGGAAGCCCCTAAACCTTTTCCTTGGAGGCAGGtaaaggggagggagagaggaaaccactgctgcctcccaccagcacaggaGTCAGGGGCTGACAGCAGCAGTCAAGGCAACCGTGTCCTGCCAGTGGAAGAGCACAGGTCGCCCCAAGCcaggggttggtttttttcctgcagagtaATGAAAAGCTCCTTAAAGCATGCAGAGCCAGGAATGTGCCATGCTGGTGAGAGGCACTGAAAGCAAACTGTGAAGGGCAGAGGTGGGAGAAACGGCCTGTCCCCTCCACTGCCACCCATTGCAGAGCTGGGAGGCCCCGTCACCCTGGGGCTCGGGGCAGCAGCAATCCTGCCTGcgctccctgctccctctgtgctgcctctcccagcccaAGACCAAACACCTGCAGATACATCCTCTTGTGCGCTCCGAAGGTGAGCAGCATCCCAGTGGAGAGCCTGAGCTGCTCTCAGGGATGCTGTGACAAAACAAAGGGGAGCGATATGAGAACCATGCTACCCTCCATTGTTGAGGTTTGCATTTTTCAAGGGAAAGGGCCATTTCACACCATTTATCAGGAGTCTCTTGGGTTTGCCCAGGCTCCCTGCAGTAGGAATTGGTTCTTCCCCCCATTCCAGCCCTGGCTGATGGTATCACTCTCTTGTTCTCTCCAGTGGAGCCAGAGTTCAAGTATGTTGGGAACATGCATGGGAACGAGGTGCTGGGCcgtgagctgctgctgcagctctctgagTTCCTGTGTGAGGAGTACCGCCGGGGCAACGAGCGGATCACCCACCTCATCCACGACACACGCATCCACATCATGCCCTCCATGAACCCCGACGGGTACGAAGTGGCTGCCAAGCAGGTACCAGGCAGCGATTGCCTCCTCCAGTTGGGTAGAGGCAGAAAGCCCTTCAGATCCCTGCAGGATCCCCTTCATTGTGGCTATGGGGAGGGGACATCCTTCCTTTCCATGCCCTGCCAAATTCGCCCCACTCAACTGGTGTTGCTGCTTCTCACCTCCATGCCAAGGGCTTGCGTCGTGTGTCCTGccacaggcagccctggcaggtgATGGAGGAAGCTTCCTACATCTGTCTTACTTTCCCCGGGAGTTATTTGTCACAGGAGGGTCACTGCAaatcccctgccccaggctggggaggtggcagctgAATGCCCCTGTCGTGAGCAGGCAGCGGCAtgagggctgggagggaagcCCTCTAGTTCTCCCCCAGAACTTCACCAGTTCCTTTATACTGCTAGAACtcagacaaatattttattcatggCTCTTTCAGTTGAGGCAAAttgtttatttggtttgtgCTTTGCTCTGTCACCCTGGAAAATGAAGATACTGTTACTGACCTTCCCTGTCAGTGCAATATTCTTTATTCTTCTGCCAGCAATAACATGCATGTTGTGACTCAAAGGCACTGAAGTGCCGTTACGATGGCCGGTCCCTGCCGCCCTGACACTCAGCCTGCCTGCGCCCACCCTGTACTCACCCCCGTGATGCACCTTTGCCCTGCAGGGCCCAGACAGCAATGGGTACTTGACGGGGAGGAACAACGCCAATGGAGTGGACTTGAACCGCAACTTCCCTGACCTCAACACATTCATGTACTACAGTGGGGAAATCAGCGGGCCAAATCACCACATCCCGCTGCCCGACAACTGGAAAAGCCAGGTACCAGTCTGGGATGCTGTGAGAGCTACAGCATCCTCTTAGAGTGGCTAAGCGTGCAAGCTAATATGCTCTCCTTTGGCTTGCTGTGCTTGTCTCCTTCTCTATGCCTTCTGCCTGCAGAGAAACAATGTAATCCTGTCCCATATCACAGCTTCCACCTCTgccaggaggagaggctggcacCACAGCCAGCTTGGGGAGAAATTTGCAATGCacagggcagaggaggtggcACATGCTGGCTAACACCTGTGCCTCAGTTTTTGGGGCTGTGCCGGGAGAGCTGTAGCAGGGCATGCACGGGGGGAGCCTGCTCTGAGTGTCAGTGCAGGCAGCGGAGAATGGAGGAGGCTGCAAGGGCTGAAGCAGGCATATTGCAGGGCAGGATCTGACATGACTGATTATGCTGCAATCCAGCGTGGAGCAGCAGCTAGGCCAGAGCtggctgagctcttctccctgtccccatccttctTCTCCTCACAGGTGGAGCCAGAGACGTTGGCTGTGATCCAGTGGATCAGCAGCTACAACTTTGTGCTCTCAGCCAATCTCCATGGTGGAGCAGTGGTGGCAAATTACCCCTACGATAAGTCTCAGGACCAGCGGTTCAGGAGCCACCGGCGCACAGTCAACACACCTACCCCTGATGACAAGTTGTTCCAGAAGGtgagcacagccccagcaggcgAGGGCATTCCTGCAGCCTCGGCAGGGTGCAGCATGTGAGAGCTGGCACAGAAGT
Encoded proteins:
- the CPN1 gene encoding carboxypeptidase N catalytic chain isoform X1; translated protein: MARWLRSLAGALLLLEGAAALSFLHHRYEEMVQALFRVQSQCPYITRIYSIGRSVEGRHLYVLEFSDYPGIHEPLEPEFKYVGNMHGNEVLGRELLLQLSEFLCEEYRRGNERITHLIHDTRIHIMPSMNPDGYEVAAKQGPDSNGYLTGRNNANGVDLNRNFPDLNTFMYYSGEISGPNHHIPLPDNWKSQVEPETLAVIQWISSYNFVLSANLHGGAVVANYPYDKSQDQRFRSHRRTVNTPTPDDKLFQKLAKTYSYAHGWMHRGWNCGDYFADGITNGASWYSLSKGMQDFNYLYTNCFEITLELSCNKFPPEEDLERQWMANREALVAFIEEVHQGIKGLVSDENNNGIAGAVISVQGISHDITSGDTGDYFRLLLPGTYTVTASAEGYQPQTVTTTVGPAAPSLVHFQLKQDVVRKPLERKTSGTRTNNKALQKKVVPRATRRGTQR
- the CPN1 gene encoding carboxypeptidase N catalytic chain isoform X2 — encoded protein: MARWLRSLAGALLLLEGAAALSFLHHRYEEMVQALFRVQSQCPYITRIYSIGRSVEGRHLYVLEFSDYPGIHEPLEPEFKYVGNMHGNEVLGRELLLQLSEFLCEEYRRGNERITHLIHDTRIHIMPSMNPDGYEVAAKQGPDSNGYLTGRNNANGVDLNRNFPDLNTFMYYSGEISGPNHHIPLPDNWKSQVEPETLAVIQWISSYNFVLSANLHGGAVVANYPYDKSQDQRFRSHRRTVNTPTPDDKLFQKLAKTYSYAHGWMHRGWNCGDYFADGITNGASWYSLSKGMQDFNYLYTNCFEITLELSCNKFPPEEDLERQWMANREALVAFIEEVIQGIISGCCCLALTLSLPLQRGTSHRQ